From a region of the Lactuca sativa cultivar Salinas chromosome 4, Lsat_Salinas_v11, whole genome shotgun sequence genome:
- the LOC111920666 gene encoding pathogenesis-related thaumatin-like protein 3.5: MEVNIRGGFSLLLLAIFLSGDEVSAAVFRLQNNCSYTIWPGTLSGNDGAALGDGGFSLSPGASVEFSAMPGWSGRFWARTGCTFDEFGNGNCQTGDCGSTLKCNGGGAPPVSLAEFTIGGGISNSDKDFYDVSLVDGYNVGIGIRPTGGAGDCLYAGCIDDLNIKCPAELRVVDNNGAVVACRSACDAFKGAEFCCTGEHATPATCAPTQFSEMFKEACPSAYSYAYDDASSTFTCSGSDYLVTFCPTTRF, translated from the exons aTGGAGGTTAATATCCGAGGCGgattctctcttcttcttctcgcTATCTTCCTTTCAG GAGATGAGGTTTCAGCAGCCGTGTTTAGGTTACAAAACAACTGTAGCTATACAATTTGGCCGGGGACGCTCTCCGGCAATGACGGTGCTGCCTTAGGCGACGGCGGATTCTCATTATCACCTGGCGCCTCTGTCGAGTTCTCTGCTATGCCAGGCTGGTCGGGCCGGTTCTGGGCCCGAACCGGTTGCACTTTCGACGAATTCGGAAACGGTAACTGCCAAACCGGCGATTGCGGCAGTACTCTCAAATGCAACGGCGGTGGTGCACCACCGGTTTCGTTAGCCGAATTCACCATCGGCGGCGGCATCAGCAACAGCGACAAGGACTTTTACGACGTCAGTCTAGTGGACGGGTACAATGTGGGAATCGGCATAAGGCCAACAGGTGGTGCCGGCGACTGTCTCTATGCCGGTTGCATAGACGACCTGAACATAAAGTGTCCGGCGGAACTAAGAGTTGTCGACAACAATGGTGCGGTGGTGGCTTGTAGGAGCGCGTGCGATGCCTTTAAAGGAGCTGAGTTCTGTTGCACTGGGGAGCATGCAACTCCGGCGACATGTGCTCCGACGCAGTTCTCGGAGATGTTTAAAGAGGCGTGCCCGAGTGCTTACAGCTATGCATATGATGATGCTTCCAGTACGTTCACTTGTTCCGGGTCGGATTATCTGGTAACATTCTGTCCAACAACTAGGTTTTGA
- the LOC111920665 gene encoding probable 1-acyl-sn-glycerol-3-phosphate acyltransferase 5: MESSSSQTNGLKHYPLTPLRLLRGVACLIVYLSTAFMFLVYFTPPFAAFLRLFSIHYSRKASSFLFGLWLALWPFLFEKINRTKVIFSGERVPEKERVLVIANHRTEVDWMYLWDLALRKGSLGCIRYVLKRSLMKLPIFGWGFHVFEFISVERKWEVDESIMHKMLSTFTDPLDPLWLAVFPEGTDFTEQKSINGQRFAVENGLPILKNVLLPKTRGFHACVEILRGSLDAVYDVTIAYKNRCPTFTDNVFGVEPSEVHLHVRRIPLDQIPSSETECNTWLLNTFQLKDQLLSDFISQGHFPNEGTEGELSTLKCLVNCIIVIAITSVFTYLAFFSSVWVKVYIGMSCAYLTYATAYGFRPTPVFECFRKKKSS; encoded by the exons ATGGAATCTTCATCTTCACAAACAAATGGACTAAAACACTACCCTTTAACCCCTCTAAGACTCCTACGTGGTGTAGCATGTTTAATCGTTTACCTTTCAACAGCCTTCATGTTTTTAGTctattttacccctccatttGCAGCTTTCCTACGCCTTTTCAGCATACACTACAGCAGAAAAGCTTCATCCTTTCTTTTTGGGCTTTGGTTAGCTTTATGGCCTTTTTTATTTGAGAAGATTAACAGAactaaagtgatattttctggaGAAAGGGTCCCAGAAAAAGAACGTGTTCTTGTTATTGCAAATCATAGAACAGAAGTTGATTGGATGTATCTTTGGGATCTTGCATTGAGAAAAGGGAGTCTTGGATGCATTCGATATGTGCTTAAAAGAAGCTTGATGAAATTGCCTATTTTTGGTTGGGGGTTTCATGTTTTTGAGTTTATTTCAGTTGAAAGAAAGTGGGAAGTTGATGAAAGTATTATGCATAAGATGCTTTCGACTTTTACTGATCCATTGGACCCGTTGTGGCTTGCGGTTTTTCCTGAAGGAACCGACTTTAC GGAACAAAAGTCAATAAACGGTCAACGTTTTGCTGTTGAAAATGGATTACCTATACTCAAGAATGTATTGCTTCCCAAAACCAGAGGCTTTCATGCTTGTGTGGAAATTTTAAGGGGATCTCTAGATGCAG TATACGACGTGACAATTGCGTACAAGAACCGGTGCCCGACTTTCACAGACAACGTATTCGGAGTCGAACCATCGGAAGTCCACCTTCACGTCCGTAGAATCCCTTTAGACCAAATCCCATCTTCAGAGACCGAATGCAACACTTGGCTTTTAAACACATTTCAACTCAAAGACCAATTACTTTCGGATTTCATATCCCAAGGTCATTTTCCTAATGAAGGAACCGAAGGAGAACTTTCGACACTAAAGTGCCTTGttaattgcataatagtaatagCTATCACTTCAGTATTCACGTATCTTGCGTTTTTTTCGTCTGTTTGGGTCAAAGTGTATATTGGTATGTCGTGTGCGTATCTTACGTATGCTACTGCTTATGGATTTCGACCAACGCCGGTTTTTGAATGTTTTAGAAAAAAGAAATCCTCGTAG